The proteins below come from a single Serinus canaria isolate serCan28SL12 chromosome 6, serCan2020, whole genome shotgun sequence genomic window:
- the LOC103813903 gene encoding heparan sulfate glucosamine 3-O-sulfotransferase 1-like produces MAFLLVSAYLLLTHAWGAPVENGALLETLKSQVGLFSNKSEHYSAQVRPPGTSRQIPQTIIIGVRKGGTRALLEMLDIHPNIVVAATEVHFFDWDENYVKGIDWYRNLMPFSYGNQITIEKTPGYFTSPQAPGRIHDMNSSIKLLLILRDPTERVISDYTQVYYNRVESRKPVQLFEDIVIKNGVLNTKYKAIQRSLYDVHMEKWLKHFSLDQIHIVDGNTLIKDPLPELQKVERFLNLPSRIMSSNFYFNQTKGFYCIRSDGRERCLHESKGRPHPLVNSTVLEQLYSYFREHNAKFYRMVNHSFDWH; encoded by the coding sequence ATGGCCTTCCTACTTGTGTCAGCCTATCTTCTGCTGACTCATGCTTGGGGTGCTCCTGTTGAGAATGGGGCCCTGTTGGAAACACTGAAGTCACAAGTGGGATTATTCAGCAATAAAAGTGAACACTATTCAGCACAGGTGAGACCTCCTGGCACAAGCAGACAAATACCTCAGACAATCATCATAGGAGTTCGTAAAGGAGGGACCAGAGCTTTGCTGGAAATGTTGGATATTCATCCCAACATTGTGGTGGCAGCTACAGAAGTCCACTTCTTTGACTGGGATGAAAATTATGTGAAAGGAATAGACTGGTATAGAAACCTGATGCCATTTTCTTATGGAAATCAAATTACAATTGAGAAAACACCAGGCTATTTTACATCACCACAGGCTCCAGGAAGAATTCATGACATGAATAGCTCCATTAAACTGCTGCTCATTCTAAGAGATCCCACTGAGAGAGTTATATCTGACTATACCCAAGTGTATTACAACAGAGTAGAAAGTCGCAAGCCTGTTCAGCTCTTTGAAGATATTGTTATTAAGAATGGAGTGCTTAATACCAAATACAAAGCTATTCAGAGAAGTCTATATGATGTCCATATGGAAAAGTGGCTTAAGCATTTCAGTTTGGATCAGATTCACATAGTGGATGGCAATACTTTGATCAAGGACCCTCTTCCTGAGTTACAAAAAGTTGAAAGATTTCTAAATCTTCCATCCCGAATTATGtcttctaatttttattttaaccaaaCCAAGGGATTCTACTGCATCAGAAGTGATGGGAGGGAGAGATGTTTACATGAATCCAAAGGGCGTCCCCACCCTCTTGTTAACAGCACAGTTTTAGAGCAACTGTATTCTTACTTCAGAGAGCACAATGCAAAATTTTACAGGATGGTTAATCATTCCTTTGACTGGCATTAA